The genomic interval TGACCAGGTCGCGGGCGCGGGCGGCCGGGTCGGTGGTCTCGTCGGCGAACCAGGCCGCCACCGGCCGGTCGGCGATCTCGCGGATGAGCTTCGCGTCGGCCGTGCGCCCCGCGGCCTCGTACGCCTTGACCTGCTCGACGGCCGGGCCGGCCGGTTCGACGTAGAGGGCCGGCGGCCCGGCCGAAGGCGGCGACGACGGCGAAGCCACAGGATCGACAGGCCGGGAACGCAGCCAGACGGCCGCCAGCGCCGCGACCACCCCGAGCACGAGTACGAGCACGAGCACGACGACCAGCCCGCGCCGCCGCCCGACGCGATGACGAGCCACTACGCGACCCGCACCCACCGGGCGACCGAGGGCACGCCCTTGTCGTCGACGAGGAACAGCATGTACCAGCCGGACGGCACGAGTCCCTTCTGCTGCGGGATGGTGATGGCCAATCCGTCCTCCGTCGGCTTGATGTCGACGGCGACCGAACGCTGGTCGACGTCGACCACGTGGGTCACGGCGCTGGGCCGCATCAGACGGGCCCGCTGCACGTTCGTGCTGCCGGTGGTGAACGTTACCGTCGTGCCCCGCTGAACCGTGGTAGGCCCACCGGTGATGACCGGCCGCTCGCCCTGGAAGAGGTACGGCGGGCTGTAGACCTCGATCCGCTTCTCGAAGCTGCCCGGGTTCTTGCCGGTCTCGTCGTAGAGCGGGTCGCTGCCGAGGGTGATGACCCGGCCGTCGGGCAGCAGGATCGCCTCGGAGTGGTAGTTGCGGCCCACGCTCGACTCGGCCGCTGTCGCGAACGCGTTCGACGACGGCTGATAGATCTGCGAGTTGAAGAGATCGCTGCGCGGCTTCCCCCCGTACGGGCCCCCGCGGTAACCGGAGGAGCCGCCGGTGGTGAAGACCGTGTCGTCGGGCAGCAGCACGGTGCTCAGATACCGGGCCGGCTGGGGCAGGTCGGGTCCGGGCTCGTAGATCGGGATCGACGCGTCGAGGTCGGCGATCGCCGTACGGGTGGTGGAGATCGGCGATTCGCCCACCTCGCCGCCGCCGAAGAGCATGACCTTCTGCTCCTGGGCCGGGGCGAGCAGCACCGACGAGCTCGTCTCGGTCAGCCTCGGTTGTTCGAGGCCGGGCACCACCTCGAAGGTGTTGTCCTCGAGGTTCCAGAGCCCGGGGGTACGTCCCTCGGTGTCGCTGCCGTAGCCCGAGTTGGAGCCGGAGAAGAACAGGCGGTCGTCGGCCATCAGGTGCAGCGCCGGATAGGTCGGGAAGTAGCGCTTGAGCTCGGGCGCGGCCACCCATTTCTGCTGGGCGCGCAGGTACTTCTCGTTGTCGCCGGGCAGGATGCGGCCGAACTCGTCGAGCCCGGACACGGCGAGGACGTCGCCGTCGGGCAACTCGGCCAGGGTCGGGTACCAGCGGCTCTTGACCATGTCGCCGGTGCGGATGTACTTCTCGGCGACCGGGTCGAACTCGTACGAGGTGTTGTCCCCGCCGTACTCCTGCTTCTCCCGCGTGATCTTGTCGGAGACGCCGTACAGGTTGTTCTTGTCCACGCCGGTCAGGCCCTGGATGGCGTACTGGGCGGGCTTGTCGACGACGGCGGCGTTGCCGGGCAGCATCGCGTCGACCCACACCTCGGCCTCGCCGGCGTGCTGCATCGGGACGCCGGCGTGGACCATCTGCACCGCGGCGGGCACGGTGACGTCCTCGCGGGTCTCGTAGACGAAACCGGTCGACGACTCGAGGCGGGTGCCCTTGGGGAACGTACGGGGTCCTGCCGTTGCCGACTCGTTCTTGATCTTCATGACGCCGGCCGCGTTGGTGATGTCGCCCTCGAGCACCTCGTAGCTCTTGGTGCCGCCGGCGATGAGCAGGTTGCCGTTGGGCAGGAAGGTGTGCCCGGCGCAGAAGACGTCGGTGGGCGTGGGCACCTCGGTGAAGTCGTCGCCGCGGGGGTCGTACAGAATCGTGCGGAACGTGCCCGCCTCGAAGTTCTCCCGGTTGTTGCCGCTGCCCGCGATGATCAGCACCTTTCCGGTGTTGAGCAGCGCGGCGTGGATGGCGTTGACCTCGAAACCGGCCGGCACGGGCAGGCGCGACCAGTGGCCGTGCCGCTCCTTGTAGGACTGCCGGTTGATCGAATACGTGTGCAGGGCGTCGGCGCCGAACGCGACCATGGGCCGGTTGACCACCACGACCACCGACAGGACGGCGAGGGCGACCAGGCCGCTGCCCAGTCGTCGAGCGAGCGTCGGGCGGGGGCGGGGCTTCATGCGTACGTCTCCACGGGTTCTTCGATTTTCGCAAGGGGGGTGACGGGGACCGGCCGGCGTCTCGCGGCGAGCCGGAGGACGGGCGGCGTGAGGCAGATGACGACGTTGAGGGCGGGCCACAGCCACATGAACCCGTCGACGTGCCCGGCGAACGGCGCGGCGATCAGCAGGACGGCGTAGAACGCGGCCCAGCGCAACCCGTGCTTGAACGTCGTGACCCGGTCCGGGCTGGCCGACTCGCCCTTGGGGGTGACCACGAAGCGGGCGGGCCGGCGCAGCACCGCCGACACGAACGCGGACACGTAGACCGGCGTCGACAGCGTCGAGACGAGCATTCCGGCCAGGCCCGACGAGCCCGCCTCCTCGTGCGGGCTGACGTTGTGCCGGCGGTTCCACAGGTAGAGCAGGAACTGGAAGAGCGCGGCGTCGACGTACAGCATCAGCCAGACCTGCTGCGGCACCTGCACGCCCTTGGCGCCGAGCAGCAGATAGCAGGTGGCGTTGATCGCGCCCAGCAGCCAGGCCAGCGCGGTCAGCGGGTAGTACGACATGAGCAGCCCGTAGAAGAGCGTGCGGCGGGCGCCGAGCCGCCGGGCGGTCGGCCAGAACTTGGTCACGGCCACCTCGTCGGTGCCGCGTGACCACCGGTACTGCTGGCTGAAGTAGTCGGTCCACGACGACGGGCCCTCGCCCACGGCCAGCACGTCCGGGGTGTAGACGGAACGCCAGCCGGCGGAGTGCAGGGCGAGGCTGGTCGCCATGTCCTCGGTGATCGAGTCCTGGATGCCGCCGATCTCGCGCAGGGCCTGAATCCGTACGGCGTTGTTGGTGCCCACCAGCATGGCCGCGCCGAACCGGTTGCCGGCCCGCTGCAGCAGCGAGTGGAACAGGTACTGCTGCGACTCGGCCCAGCGGGTCACCACGTTGTCGTAGTTGCCGTAGATCTGCGGCCCGACGACGAACGCCACCTTCGGGTCGTGGAAGTAGCCCAGCAGCCGCTCGCAGAAGTTGGGCAGCGGCACGTGGTCGGGGTCGACCGAGACGAACACGTCGTAGTCGTCGCCGTGGACCTCGACCCACGAGTTGTAGTTGCCGTGCTTGGTCCTGGCCTTGAACGCGCCCGATCCGGTGTTGAACTCGGCCCGCCCCTTGCGGGTGAAGTGCCGCACCTCGAGGCGCTCGCACATGGCCTTGACCTCGTCGTCGTCGCCCTCGTCGAGCAGCCAGACGTCGTACGGGCCCGGGTGGCGCACCTTCGTGGCGGCGGCCAGGGTGCGCTCGACCATGGCGATCGGCTCCTTGCCGGGCACGATCGTGGTCAGGAACGCGACGCGCAGCTCAGGGTCGGGCGTGAGCGGCTGGGGGTCGCGGGCCCAGATCGTGGCCAGGCACAGCGTGACCACGTTGACCAGGCGGAACACCTCGATCAGCAGGGTCGCGACGATCATGAACCAGGTCGCGGCGTGCAGGGCCGGGTGCAGCGCGCGGTCGGGCACCGCGACCGAGCTGAGCAGCCAGGCGACGAAGGTGGCCTCGAACGCGAACGCGAACACGGTGATCGCCACGTTGCCGACCGGCCGGCGGCCCCGCAGGCGCCGCATGGCGGTCGGCCCGGGCTCGTCGGGCGGGGGCACAGCCGGCCCGGCGAGGCCGCTGTAGGCGTCGTAGTCGTACGGGGGCGCGGGGATCACGAGCTTCCTCGTCCTCTCGACGACAATGACCCTCCGTAATTTCGACCGACATCGTCCCGCAACCCGGCCGAAATAACTGTGTGTCATTGCCGCAACGTGCTACTGGCGTCTGACCAGCGTCAATAGTGAACGCAGATGTAACTGGCTGTCGCACAGTAACGAGGAGCGGAGAAGCGCGTGGACCGCTGTGATCAACTTCACGGTTACATTAAGTAATGTCGGGGAGCAAAGGGAAGGGCCGGGCATTTGCCGTGCCCGGCCCTGGCCTTCGCAGATCAGGACGAGGTGACGCGATAAATCACCCCGGCCAGGTCGTCACTGACGTAAATGCCGCCATCCGGACCCCGCACCGCCATCACCGGCCGGCCCCACCGCGATCCGTCCGTGCGCTGGAACCCGGTGAGCAACGTCTGCTGCGGGCCCAGCGTGCCGTCGCGCCACGCGAAGAACGAGACCTCGGGCGGCCGGGGCGGCCGGCGGTTCCAGGAGCCATGGATGCCGGCCAGCGCGCCGTCGCCGTACCCGCCCGGAAGGTCCGCGGCGAAGGACAGGCCCAGCGGCGCCGAGTGCGCGCCCATGCCCTGCTCGGACGGCTTGAGCCGGGAGCAGTCGAGCTTGTCGCCGTCCGGGTTGGTCTGCACGTCCCGGACGAACGGGCGGCCGGTGTAGCTGATCTCGCCGTTGCCCAGGTCGGGGTCGGGGTTGCAGTACGGCCAGCCCAGATCGCGGCCCGGGGTGAGCAATGCCAGCGGTTCGAGCGGGTGGTCGTTGACGTACGCCGTCTCGACCTCGCCGTTCTCCGGGTTCGCGATGTTGTCCCGGTGATTGACGGCCGTCCACACACCGCCGTCGGGGTCGATCGCGAGCCCGGTGCCGTTGCGGACGCCACGCGCGAACGTCTCGGCCGGTTTGCCCTTCTCGGCACGCAGGATCGACGCCCGTTCGGGCCGGGCGTCACGGTCCTCGGCCGAGATGTTGCCGGTCGAGCCGATCGAGACGTAGACCGAACCGTCCTTGCCCACGGCCACGCTCTTGAGCGCGTGCGCGTACTTGCCGCCCAGCTCGGGGCTCTTGTCGTCGGGCAGGTCGCCGATCACGACCCGCTTGCCGCCGGCCTCGCCCGCCGCGTACGCGTAAGCAACGACCTGATTGCTCTCGGCCACGTAGAGGGTGTCGCCCTCGAAGGCCAGCCCGTGCGGCTGGTTCAACCCCTCGACCAGTGGCCGCGACCGCCCCTGGGCATCGAGAACGAGCACGTCGCCCGACTCGGGGCGGGACACCAGCAGACGCTTGTCCGGCGTCCAGGCCAGCAGCCGCGCCCCCGGCACCCGCGCCCACACGCTGACCGTCCAGCCCGGCGGCGCCTGCACGGGATCGTTGCCGCCACCGCGTACCCGCGTCTCGACCAGGGCCGGCACCGTCGCGGCGGCCGACGCCGGCACCGTCTGCTTCGGCGCCGGGACCGGCTCGTCGGCCGAGCAGGCGGTCACGCCGGCCAGCAGCCCCGCGGCCACCGCCACTCGCACGATCGTTCTCATCCGCACTCCCTTACCCCGGTTCCGCCTCTTCGAAGACGAGCAGTGTCCGCGTGTTGACGACGCCCGGCATCCCCTGGATCTCGTCGAGCACCAGCCGGCCCAGCGCCGCGTTGTCCTCGGCGCGGACCAGCATGATCACGTCGAACTCGCCGCCGACCAGCGCGATGTGCACGACGCCGGGCAGCGCGCGCAGCCGCTCGGCCACGTCGCGCCACTCGGCCTGGTTCAGGTTCACCGTCACGTACGCCGTGGTCTGCAGACCCGCCGCAACCGGGTCTACGTCCGCGCGGAAGCCGCGGATCACTTTCGCCGTCCGGAGCCGTTCGACCCGGGCGTACGCGTTGGCGCGCGAGATGTGCAGCCGCTCGGCCAGCGTGCGCATCGAGAGCCGGCCGTCGCGGGTGAGCTCGGCCAGGATCTGCCGGTCGATGTCGTCCAGAGCACCGGCCACTTGTCTCCACCACCCGTCCCCAGCGCCTTGATCACTGGACGATCGGCATTCGCACGAGGCTAACCGACGTACATCTTCTCGGTTTTCCGGCAACGCTGGAATCCAAATGGCAACGCTACGAGCATGACGTCATGACAGGTGACGCACACCACCTTCTGCCCACCGGCAACCCCGTGACCCTGATCGGCGCCGACGGCCACCCCGTCGCCGACTCCGGCCGCGTCTTCCCGTCCGACGCCGAGCTGCGGCAGGCCCTGGCCGCCCTGATCGTCGCCCGCCGGCTCAACGATCAGGCGTACGCCCTCGTCCGGCAGGGCCGGCTGGCGGTCTACCCGTCCTCGCACGGGCAGGAGGCCTGCCAGGTCGCCGCCGCCCAGGTGCTCGACGACGGCGACTGGCTGTTCCCCACCTACCGCGACACCGTGGCCGTGGTCGGCCGCGGCGTCGACCCGGTCGAGGCGCTGACCCTGCTCAAAGGCGACTGGCACTGCGGCTGGGACCCGTACGAGCATCGGGTCGCCCCGCACGCCACACCCCTGGCCACCCAGCTTCCGCACGCGGTCGGGGTGGCCCACGCCGCCCGCCTGCGCGGCGAGCCGACCGTGGTGATGGCGTTGTGCGGAGACGGCGGCACCAGCGAGGGCGACTTCCACGAGGCGCTGAACTTCGCCGCCGTGCTCAAGGCGCCGGTGGTGTTCCTGATCCAGAACAACGAGTACGCGATCAGCGTGCCGCTCGCCCGGCAGACCGCCGCGCCGTCACTGGCGTACAAGGGCATCGGCTACGGCGTCCCCGGCGAACGGGTCGACGGCAACGACGTGGCCGCGCTGCTGACCGTGCTGGGTGAGGCGGTCGCGCGGGCCCGCGGAGGCGAGGGGCCGCAGCTGGTCGAGGCGCACACGTACCGGATGCACGCACACACCAACGCCGACGACGCCACCCGCTACCGCACGGACGCCGAGGTGGCGGCGTGGGTGGAACGGGATCCCGTCACCCGCCTCGAAAAACACCTCGCGCTGCCCGACACGGAGATGTCCGACATGCACGAGGAGGCCTCGCGGGTCGCGGCCCGGCTGCGCGACGGCCTCAACCAGGACATCACCCCCGAGCCGGCGCGGCTGTTCGAGCACGTCTACGCCACGCCGACACCGCAGCTGCGGGAACAACAGGCCCGGCTCGCCGACGAGCTCGCCCGGGAAGGAGCGGTGGCATGACGCACGAGAAGCTGACCATGGCGCAGGCGCTCAACCGGGCGCTGCGCGACGCCATGAGCGAGGACGACAGCGTGGTCGTGTTCGGCGAGGACGTCGGGCCGCTCGGCGGGGTCTTCCGCGTCACCGACGGGCTGACCGCCGAGTTCGGCGAGAACCGGTGCTTCGACACGCCGCTGGCCGAGTCCGGCATCGTCGGCGTGGCGGTCGGGATGGCGATGAACGGCATGCGCCCGGTCGTCGAGATGCAGTTCGACGCGTTCGCCTACCCCGCCTTCGAGCAGATCGTCAGCCACGTCGCGAAGATGCGCAACCGCACACTGGGCCGGGTCGCGCTGCCCCTGGTCATCAGGATCCCGTACGCCGGCGGCATCGGCGGCGTCGAGCACCACTGCGACTCGTCCGAGTCCTACTACGCCCACACGCCCGGCCTGCACGTGGTCGCGCCGGCGACGCCCGGGGACGCGTACGGGCTGCTGCGGGAGTCGATCGCCGCACCCGACCCGGTCGTGTTCCTGGAACCCAAGAAGCTGTACTGGGCCAAGGAGGAAGTCGCGCTGCGGCCGTCGGAGATGATCGGACGGGCGGTCGTGCGCCGCGAGGGCGCCGACGCGACGCTGATCGCGTACGGGCCCAGTGTGGCCGTGGCGCTCGAGGCGGCCGAGGTCGCCGACCGCGAAGGCCGCAGCCTGCAGGTGGTGGACCTGCGCTCGATCGTGCCGTTCGACGACGAAACGGTGTGCGCGGCGGTGCGCTCGACCGGGCGGGCCGTGGTGGTGGCCGAGGCGTCCGGGTTCGCCAGTGTCTCGTCCGAGATCGCCGCCCGGGTCACCGAACAGTGCTTCCACCACCTGGCAGCCCCGATCCGGCGGGTCACCGGGTTCGACATCCCGTACCCGCCGCCGAAGTACGAGCACCTGCACCTGCCCGGCGTCGACCGGGTGCTGGACGCCGTCGACGACCTGCAGTGGGAGGACTCGTGAGCGAGCAGGTCTTCACGCTGCCCGACCTGGGCGAGGGCCTGACCGAGGCCGAGGTCGTGCGGTGGCTCGTCGCCGAGGGCGAGAACGTGGCGGTGGACCAGCCCGTCGTCGAGGTGGAGACGGCCAAATCCCTGGTCGAGGTGCCCACCCCGTACGCGGGGAAGGTGTGCGCCCGCCACGCGCCGGAAGGTTCGGTCCTCGAAGTGGGCAAGCCGCTCCTGACGGTGTCGCTGGACGAGTCGGCGGGCGAGCAGTACCGCGCGGAGGAGCGGGCCGGGTCGGGCAACGTGCTGATCGGCTACGGAACGGCGGGCGCCTCGTCTGCTCCAGCGCGTCGCCGTCGCCCCCGTACGGGGCCGGCCGTGGTGAAGACCGCACCGGTCGAGCATCGGGTCCCGCGGGTGGTGTCGCCTCTGGTGCGGCGGCTGGCCCGTGAGGGCGGCGTGGACCTGCGATCCCTCGCCGGGAGCGGGGTGGACGGGCTGATCGTGCGCGCCGATGTGCAGCGGGCTCTGGCGGTCGGGACTC from Paractinoplanes brasiliensis carries:
- a CDS encoding galactose oxidase early set domain-containing protein, yielding MKPRPRPTLARRLGSGLVALAVLSVVVVVNRPMVAFGADALHTYSINRQSYKERHGHWSRLPVPAGFEVNAIHAALLNTGKVLIIAGSGNNRENFEAGTFRTILYDPRGDDFTEVPTPTDVFCAGHTFLPNGNLLIAGGTKSYEVLEGDITNAAGVMKIKNESATAGPRTFPKGTRLESSTGFVYETREDVTVPAAVQMVHAGVPMQHAGEAEVWVDAMLPGNAAVVDKPAQYAIQGLTGVDKNNLYGVSDKITREKQEYGGDNTSYEFDPVAEKYIRTGDMVKSRWYPTLAELPDGDVLAVSGLDEFGRILPGDNEKYLRAQQKWVAAPELKRYFPTYPALHLMADDRLFFSGSNSGYGSDTEGRTPGLWNLEDNTFEVVPGLEQPRLTETSSSVLLAPAQEQKVMLFGGGEVGESPISTTRTAIADLDASIPIYEPGPDLPQPARYLSTVLLPDDTVFTTGGSSGYRGGPYGGKPRSDLFNSQIYQPSSNAFATAAESSVGRNYHSEAILLPDGRVITLGSDPLYDETGKNPGSFEKRIEVYSPPYLFQGERPVITGGPTTVQRGTTVTFTTGSTNVQRARLMRPSAVTHVVDVDQRSVAVDIKPTEDGLAITIPQQKGLVPSGWYMLFLVDDKGVPSVARWVRVA
- a CDS encoding glycosyltransferase family 2 protein; this encodes MIPAPPYDYDAYSGLAGPAVPPPDEPGPTAMRRLRGRRPVGNVAITVFAFAFEATFVAWLLSSVAVPDRALHPALHAATWFMIVATLLIEVFRLVNVVTLCLATIWARDPQPLTPDPELRVAFLTTIVPGKEPIAMVERTLAAATKVRHPGPYDVWLLDEGDDDEVKAMCERLEVRHFTRKGRAEFNTGSGAFKARTKHGNYNSWVEVHGDDYDVFVSVDPDHVPLPNFCERLLGYFHDPKVAFVVGPQIYGNYDNVVTRWAESQQYLFHSLLQRAGNRFGAAMLVGTNNAVRIQALREIGGIQDSITEDMATSLALHSAGWRSVYTPDVLAVGEGPSSWTDYFSQQYRWSRGTDEVAVTKFWPTARRLGARRTLFYGLLMSYYPLTALAWLLGAINATCYLLLGAKGVQVPQQVWLMLYVDAALFQFLLYLWNRRHNVSPHEEAGSSGLAGMLVSTLSTPVYVSAFVSAVLRRPARFVVTPKGESASPDRVTTFKHGLRWAAFYAVLLIAAPFAGHVDGFMWLWPALNVVICLTPPVLRLAARRRPVPVTPLAKIEEPVETYA
- a CDS encoding PQQ-dependent sugar dehydrogenase, with protein sequence MRTIVRVAVAAGLLAGVTACSADEPVPAPKQTVPASAAATVPALVETRVRGGGNDPVQAPPGWTVSVWARVPGARLLAWTPDKRLLVSRPESGDVLVLDAQGRSRPLVEGLNQPHGLAFEGDTLYVAESNQVVAYAYAAGEAGGKRVVIGDLPDDKSPELGGKYAHALKSVAVGKDGSVYVSIGSTGNISAEDRDARPERASILRAEKGKPAETFARGVRNGTGLAIDPDGGVWTAVNHRDNIANPENGEVETAYVNDHPLEPLALLTPGRDLGWPYCNPDPDLGNGEISYTGRPFVRDVQTNPDGDKLDCSRLKPSEQGMGAHSAPLGLSFAADLPGGYGDGALAGIHGSWNRRPPRPPEVSFFAWRDGTLGPQQTLLTGFQRTDGSRWGRPVMAVRGPDGGIYVSDDLAGVIYRVTSS
- a CDS encoding Lrp/AsnC family transcriptional regulator translates to MAGALDDIDRQILAELTRDGRLSMRTLAERLHISRANAYARVERLRTAKVIRGFRADVDPVAAGLQTTAYVTVNLNQAEWRDVAERLRALPGVVHIALVGGEFDVIMLVRAEDNAALGRLVLDEIQGMPGVVNTRTLLVFEEAEPG
- a CDS encoding thiamine pyrophosphate-dependent enzyme, whose protein sequence is MTGDAHHLLPTGNPVTLIGADGHPVADSGRVFPSDAELRQALAALIVARRLNDQAYALVRQGRLAVYPSSHGQEACQVAAAQVLDDGDWLFPTYRDTVAVVGRGVDPVEALTLLKGDWHCGWDPYEHRVAPHATPLATQLPHAVGVAHAARLRGEPTVVMALCGDGGTSEGDFHEALNFAAVLKAPVVFLIQNNEYAISVPLARQTAAPSLAYKGIGYGVPGERVDGNDVAALLTVLGEAVARARGGEGPQLVEAHTYRMHAHTNADDATRYRTDAEVAAWVERDPVTRLEKHLALPDTEMSDMHEEASRVAARLRDGLNQDITPEPARLFEHVYATPTPQLREQQARLADELAREGAVA
- a CDS encoding alpha-ketoacid dehydrogenase subunit beta — encoded protein: MTHEKLTMAQALNRALRDAMSEDDSVVVFGEDVGPLGGVFRVTDGLTAEFGENRCFDTPLAESGIVGVAVGMAMNGMRPVVEMQFDAFAYPAFEQIVSHVAKMRNRTLGRVALPLVIRIPYAGGIGGVEHHCDSSESYYAHTPGLHVVAPATPGDAYGLLRESIAAPDPVVFLEPKKLYWAKEEVALRPSEMIGRAVVRREGADATLIAYGPSVAVALEAAEVADREGRSLQVVDLRSIVPFDDETVCAAVRSTGRAVVVAEASGFASVSSEIAARVTEQCFHHLAAPIRRVTGFDIPYPPPKYEHLHLPGVDRVLDAVDDLQWEDS